One uncultured Gellertiella sp. genomic window carries:
- a CDS encoding APC family permease, with the protein MTIATDTGGSAADSGNLHRALDWKGAFWVAAGVPPLVLFSIGGIAGTTGKLAFLVWIISMIMGFMQSFTYAEIAGMFGNKSGGASVYGATAWLRYSKFIAPLSVWCNWFAWSPVLSLGCAIAAGYILNALFPIPGADSPAVIAWVTAHAADLTAASPQVAEYITANAGATPDAAVHALLAQDAIAALTPGIRNFSLGGFDIPFLAHASFNATFLIGGILMLIIFAIQHRGIAGTASVQKWLAIIVLLPLLIIGLVPIFNGSISMANVTNLVPPTAGYSGVDGTWSRGGWTLFLGGLYIAAWSTYGFETAVCYTSELKDPKRDTFKAIFYSGLLCCLFFFLVPFAFQGVLGQGPGTGMLSPGIVDGTGVGVALAGLLKAGALVTQILVVLMILALFLAIMTAMAGSSRTLYQGAKDGWLPKYLEHVNEHGAPTRAMWTDFVFNLILLAIASDAGGYFFVLAVSNVGYIIFNFLNLNSGWIHRIDSGHIERPWKAPTWVIGLNTMLAFVNALFLGAGAKVWGYSNALLVGFVFAAMILPVFAFRHYVRDGGRFPAGAMDDLGLSGVDLGVRKAGILPYVTLIAGLGVVLWANWFFQLPA; encoded by the coding sequence ATGACAATTGCGACAGACACCGGAGGGAGCGCCGCTGACAGCGGCAACCTCCACCGCGCGCTGGACTGGAAGGGCGCGTTCTGGGTAGCGGCGGGCGTTCCGCCACTGGTCCTTTTCTCCATCGGCGGCATCGCCGGCACCACGGGCAAGCTCGCTTTCCTGGTGTGGATCATTTCGATGATCATGGGCTTCATGCAATCCTTCACCTATGCCGAAATTGCAGGCATGTTCGGCAACAAGTCCGGCGGGGCCTCGGTCTATGGCGCCACCGCGTGGCTGCGCTATTCGAAGTTCATTGCGCCGCTGTCGGTCTGGTGCAACTGGTTTGCCTGGTCTCCGGTTCTGTCGCTCGGCTGCGCGATTGCGGCGGGCTATATCCTCAATGCCCTTTTCCCGATCCCCGGCGCGGATTCTCCCGCCGTCATCGCCTGGGTTACGGCCCATGCAGCGGATCTGACCGCAGCAAGCCCGCAGGTTGCCGAATATATTACTGCCAATGCCGGCGCGACGCCGGATGCCGCCGTCCATGCCCTGCTGGCACAGGATGCGATTGCGGCGCTGACGCCCGGGATCCGCAATTTCTCGCTCGGCGGTTTCGACATTCCCTTCCTCGCCCACGCAAGCTTCAATGCCACCTTCCTGATCGGTGGCATCCTGATGCTGATCATCTTCGCGATCCAGCATCGCGGCATTGCCGGAACCGCTTCGGTGCAGAAGTGGCTGGCAATCATCGTGCTGCTGCCGCTCTTGATCATCGGTCTGGTGCCGATCTTCAACGGCTCGATCAGCATGGCAAATGTCACCAACCTCGTTCCGCCGACAGCAGGCTATTCCGGTGTCGACGGCACCTGGAGCCGGGGCGGTTGGACGCTGTTCCTCGGTGGTCTCTATATCGCCGCCTGGTCGACCTACGGCTTTGAAACCGCCGTCTGCTACACCTCGGAACTGAAGGATCCGAAACGCGACACCTTCAAGGCGATCTTCTATTCCGGCCTGCTCTGCTGCCTGTTCTTCTTCCTCGTGCCCTTCGCCTTCCAGGGCGTTCTCGGCCAGGGGCCGGGCACCGGCATGCTGTCGCCTGGGATCGTCGATGGCACCGGCGTTGGCGTGGCGCTTGCCGGCCTGCTGAAGGCGGGCGCACTGGTCACCCAGATCCTCGTGGTGCTGATGATCCTTGCGCTGTTCCTTGCCATCATGACCGCCATGGCCGGCTCGTCGCGCACCCTCTACCAGGGGGCAAAGGACGGCTGGCTGCCGAAATATCTGGAGCATGTCAACGAACATGGCGCGCCGACCCGCGCGATGTGGACGGACTTCGTCTTCAACCTGATCCTGCTGGCCATCGCATCGGATGCGGGCGGTTATTTCTTCGTGCTGGCCGTTTCGAATGTCGGCTACATCATCTTCAACTTCCTCAACCTCAATTCCGGCTGGATCCATCGCATCGATTCCGGCCATATCGAGCGCCCATGGAAGGCTCCGACCTGGGTGATTGGTCTCAACACGATGCTGGCCTTCGTCAATGCCCTGTTCCTGGGAGCAGGTGCCAAGGTATGGGGCTATTCGAATGCCCTGCTCGTCGGCTTCGTCTTTGCCGCGATGATCCTGCCGGTCTTTGCCTTCCGCCACTATGTGCGGGACGGCGGCAGGTTCCCGGCGGGCGCGATGGACGATCTCGGCCTCTCCGGCGTCGATCTCGGCGTCAGGAAGGCGGGCATCCTGCCCTATGTGACGCTGATTGCGGGGCTGGGCGTCGTGCTCTGGGCCAACTGGTTCTTCCAGTTGCCCGCCTGA
- a CDS encoding DMT family transporter — translation MTALVQRLLSRGAPAGIVLMLLGMLMFSLNDAMGKMLVSTYSVGQVLLIRSIAALIVLAPFLWRQGAGAVLRVERPWLQLLRVFLSTFEVFCFYYAVSVYPLADVMTFWLACPIYVAALAPFLLGEHVGWRRWSAIVTGFVGVVIALQPAGRDLGPATIVSIVGPLTFAAFIVTGRSLRATPDTTLVFWQIIAALVAGLVSSPFQWVAPTFRDLSLLALLGVVAMSAHVLVNRALKLADASTLAPLQYTLLFWAVIFGFVFFGDVPNRAVYAGAGLIVAAGIFIVLRERALKLSKAGSVTEPG, via the coding sequence ATGACAGCCCTTGTTCAGCGGCTGCTTTCCCGCGGCGCGCCTGCCGGCATCGTGCTGATGCTGCTCGGAATGCTGATGTTTTCGCTGAATGATGCGATGGGCAAGATGCTGGTCTCGACCTATTCGGTCGGGCAGGTGCTGCTGATCCGCAGCATTGCCGCGCTGATTGTTCTGGCACCCTTTCTGTGGCGGCAGGGGGCAGGCGCCGTGTTGCGGGTGGAGCGGCCCTGGTTGCAGTTGTTGCGGGTGTTCCTCTCCACCTTCGAGGTGTTCTGCTTCTATTACGCGGTCTCGGTCTATCCGCTGGCCGACGTCATGACCTTCTGGCTCGCCTGCCCGATCTATGTGGCAGCGCTGGCGCCCTTCCTGCTCGGCGAACATGTCGGCTGGCGGCGGTGGAGTGCCATCGTCACCGGCTTTGTCGGCGTGGTGATTGCGCTCCAGCCGGCAGGCCGCGATCTCGGTCCCGCCACCATCGTCTCGATTGTCGGTCCGCTCACCTTCGCCGCCTTCATCGTCACCGGTCGCAGCCTGCGGGCAACGCCGGACACAACGCTGGTCTTCTGGCAGATCATTGCCGCGCTGGTGGCAGGCCTTGTCTCTTCGCCCTTCCAGTGGGTCGCCCCGACCTTCCGCGATCTCTCGCTCCTCGCCCTGCTCGGTGTCGTGGCGATGTCGGCGCATGTGCTGGTCAACCGGGCGCTGAAGCTTGCCGATGCCTCGACGCTCGCGCCGCTGCAATACACGCTGCTGTTCTGGGCAGTGATCTTCGGCTTCGTATTCTTCGGGGATGTGCCGAACCGGGCCGTCTATGCCGGTGCCGGGCTGATCGTTGCCGCCGGCATCTTCATCGTGCTGCGCGAGCGGGCGCTGAAGCTTTCCAAGGCTGGCAGCGTCACCGAGCCGGGCTGA
- a CDS encoding helix-turn-helix domain-containing protein, with protein sequence MDGPGTKNSRGPDNSAWITQSAFTQNPHAVRDPKENNLEQAIGHEVRAYRKKLGLTVADLASASNISLGMLSKIENGNISPSLGTLQSLSRALGVPVTALFRRYEEARSAVYVKAGTGVEIERRGTRAGHQYKLLGHIGDNSSGVTVEPYLIELSAESDVFPTFQHEGMEFLYMLEGEVQYRHGNLLYTLQPGDSLFFNADAPHGPEVLTRLPIRFLSIISYPKRNSEVES encoded by the coding sequence ATGGATGGTCCCGGCACTAAAAATTCGAGGGGTCCGGACAATTCCGCGTGGATTACCCAGTCGGCCTTCACCCAGAACCCGCATGCGGTGCGCGACCCCAAGGAGAACAATCTCGAACAGGCCATCGGCCACGAGGTGCGCGCCTATCGCAAGAAGCTCGGCCTGACGGTTGCCGATCTCGCCTCCGCCTCGAATATCTCGCTCGGCATGCTGTCGAAGATCGAGAATGGCAATATCTCACCCTCGCTTGGCACGCTCCAGTCTCTCTCGCGGGCTCTGGGTGTTCCGGTCACCGCGCTGTTCCGCCGCTATGAGGAGGCGCGCAGCGCCGTCTATGTGAAGGCCGGAACCGGGGTCGAAATCGAGCGTCGCGGCACCCGCGCCGGCCATCAGTACAAGCTGCTCGGCCATATCGGTGACAACTCGAGCGGGGTCACCGTCGAGCCCTACCTGATCGAGCTCAGCGCCGAATCCGACGTCTTCCCGACCTTCCAGCACGAGGGCATGGAATTTCTCTACATGCTCGAAGGCGAGGTGCAGTATCGGCACGGCAACCTGCTCTACACGCTGCAGCCGGGCGACAGCCTGTTTTTCAATGCGGACGCGCCGCACGGACCGGAGGTGCTGACGAGGCTGCCGATCCGTTTCCTGTCGATCATCAGCTATCCCAAGCGCAACAGCGAGGTGGAGAGTTGA
- a CDS encoding SlyX family protein, with amino-acid sequence MRTTADKRLVALEETVAHQGRVIEELSGELTEQWKVVEQLRAKLDRLTERFLNLEEQTLEAPANTRPPHY; translated from the coding sequence ATCAGGACGACAGCCGACAAGCGCCTCGTGGCGCTGGAGGAAACCGTTGCCCATCAGGGCCGGGTGATCGAGGAGCTTTCAGGCGAACTCACCGAACAGTGGAAAGTCGTCGAACAGCTGCGCGCCAAGCTCGACCGGCTGACCGAACGCTTTCTCAATCTTGAGGAGCAGACACTCGAAGCGCCCGCCAACACCCGCCCGCCGCATTATTGA
- a CDS encoding sugar-binding transcriptional regulator, with translation MARRSEGVGRLDDAARAGWMYYVAGRTQDEIAAAMGISRQSAQRLVSLAVAERLIKVRLDHPIAACLELGNALKQKYDLRQVEIVPSDPQSSSTTVGIAEACAADIERWLRKPEPIVLAIGTGRTLKAAVDQLPVIECPQHRIVSLTGNIGPDGSAAYYNVIFSMADAIKARHFPMPLPVLVSSAEERALLHQQALMRSALELAAVADVTFVGVGELGTNAPLCIDGFLAAQAMQALVDSGACGEICGWIFDGDGKLLDEPVNERVASVPIPSRQTSTVVGVAKGTRKHAALRGALKGRLINSLITDETTAEYLLNN, from the coding sequence ATGGCGAGACGTTCGGAAGGCGTGGGACGGCTGGACGATGCGGCGCGGGCCGGGTGGATGTATTATGTTGCCGGACGGACTCAGGACGAGATCGCCGCTGCCATGGGCATCTCGCGGCAATCAGCACAACGGCTGGTGTCACTGGCCGTGGCAGAGCGGCTGATCAAAGTGCGTCTCGACCATCCGATTGCCGCCTGCCTGGAACTCGGCAATGCGCTGAAGCAGAAATACGACCTGCGCCAGGTGGAAATCGTTCCCAGCGATCCGCAATCCTCCTCGACAACGGTCGGGATTGCCGAGGCCTGTGCAGCCGACATCGAACGCTGGCTGCGCAAGCCCGAGCCCATCGTGCTGGCAATCGGCACCGGGCGGACGCTGAAAGCCGCAGTCGACCAGCTGCCGGTGATCGAATGCCCGCAGCACCGGATCGTCTCGCTGACCGGCAATATCGGCCCCGACGGTTCGGCGGCCTATTACAACGTCATCTTTTCCATGGCCGATGCGATCAAGGCCCGGCATTTTCCGATGCCGCTGCCGGTTCTGGTCTCCTCGGCGGAAGAACGCGCCCTCCTTCACCAGCAGGCGCTGATGCGCTCGGCGCTGGAACTGGCCGCTGTCGCCGATGTCACCTTCGTCGGCGTCGGGGAGCTTGGAACAAACGCCCCGCTGTGCATCGACGGTTTCCTGGCCGCGCAGGCCATGCAGGCGCTGGTCGATTCCGGGGCCTGCGGCGAGATCTGCGGCTGGATCTTCGACGGGGACGGAAAGTTGCTCGACGAGCCCGTCAACGAGCGGGTGGCCTCGGTTCCGATTCCCTCGCGCCAGACATCCACAGTTGTCGGCGTTGCCAAGGGCACACGCAAGCACGCCGCCCTCAGGGGCGCGCTCAAGGGCCGGTTGATCAACAGCCTGATCACCGACGAGACCACGGCCGAATATTTGCTCAATAACTGA
- a CDS encoding sugar ABC transporter substrate-binding protein, with translation MSLKTMLLSAVAALTFSGIANAETLTIATVNNGDMIRMQKLTDDFTAKNPDIKLEWVTLEENVLRQKVTTDIATKGGQFDIMTIGTYEVPIWAKQGWLLPLDNLGADYDVDDLLPAIRSGLTMDNKLYAAPFYGESSMIMYRKDLFEKAGLKMPDAPTWDFVADAARKITDKDHEVYGVCLRGKAGWGENMAFLTATSNAFGARWFDEKWNPQFDQPEWKNTLDFYVKLMNDAGPPGASSNGFNENLALFQTGKCGMWIDATVAASFVTNPKDSTVADKVGFALAPDTGLGKRGNWLWAWNLAIPAGTQKAEAAEKFVSWATSKHYLDLVASKEGWANVPPGTRTSLYNNPDYQKAAPFAKMTLDSINAADPKHPTVKPVPYVGVQFVAIPEFQGIGTAVGQQFSAALAGQITVDQALAAAQQLTVREMTKAGYIK, from the coding sequence ATGTCATTGAAGACCATGCTGCTCAGCGCCGTTGCGGCGCTGACCTTTTCAGGCATTGCCAATGCCGAAACCCTGACCATCGCCACTGTCAACAATGGCGACATGATCCGCATGCAGAAGCTGACGGATGATTTCACCGCCAAGAACCCCGACATCAAGCTGGAATGGGTGACACTCGAAGAGAACGTGCTGCGCCAGAAGGTGACGACCGATATCGCCACCAAGGGCGGCCAGTTCGACATCATGACCATCGGCACCTATGAAGTGCCGATCTGGGCCAAGCAGGGCTGGCTTTTGCCGCTCGACAATCTCGGCGCCGATTATGACGTCGACGACCTCCTGCCGGCGATCCGCTCCGGCCTCACCATGGACAACAAGCTCTATGCGGCTCCGTTCTATGGCGAAAGCTCGATGATCATGTACCGCAAGGACCTGTTTGAAAAAGCCGGCCTGAAGATGCCCGATGCCCCGACCTGGGACTTCGTGGCCGATGCGGCCCGCAAGATTACCGACAAGGACCATGAAGTCTACGGCGTCTGCCTGCGCGGCAAGGCCGGCTGGGGCGAGAACATGGCCTTCCTGACGGCGACGTCCAATGCCTTCGGCGCCCGCTGGTTCGACGAAAAGTGGAATCCGCAGTTCGACCAGCCGGAATGGAAGAACACCCTCGACTTCTACGTCAAGCTGATGAACGACGCTGGCCCTCCCGGCGCGTCCTCGAACGGCTTCAATGAAAACCTTGCCTTGTTCCAGACCGGCAAGTGCGGCATGTGGATCGATGCCACCGTCGCCGCCTCGTTCGTCACCAACCCGAAGGACAGCACCGTTGCCGACAAGGTCGGTTTCGCTCTTGCTCCCGATACGGGCCTTGGCAAGCGCGGCAACTGGCTCTGGGCCTGGAACCTCGCCATCCCGGCAGGCACCCAGAAGGCGGAAGCTGCCGAGAAGTTCGTGTCCTGGGCAACCAGCAAGCACTATCTCGATCTCGTCGCCTCCAAGGAAGGCTGGGCAAACGTACCTCCGGGCACGCGCACCTCGCTCTACAACAACCCGGACTACCAGAAAGCGGCTCCTTTCGCCAAGATGACGCTTGACTCGATCAATGCGGCCGATCCGAAGCACCCGACCGTCAAGCCGGTTCCCTATGTCGGCGTCCAGTTCGTCGCCATTCCCGAGTTCCAGGGCATCGGTACCGCCGTTGGCCAGCAGTTCTCGGCAGCGCTTGCCGGCCAGATCACCGTCGACCAGGCCCTTGCCGCAGCCCAGCAGCTGACGGTTCGCGAAATGACCAAGGCCGGCTACATCAAGTAG